A region from the Oncorhynchus tshawytscha isolate Ot180627B linkage group LG26, Otsh_v2.0, whole genome shotgun sequence genome encodes:
- the LOC112261135 gene encoding GDP-fucose protein O-fucosyltransferase 2, protein MVDHSCSGFHSPVWWIFSVTFVVKMCLMVLGLRAVDAEGQIEDAFRAGNTVFSPTTAAARDLRYLLYDVNPPEGFNLRRDVYIRMASLVKTLRKHGDWVLVLPPWGRLYHWQSPDIHQTRILWGEFFSLTSLQGNVPVIEYEEFIAESGGPFIEQVLVLQNYAEGWTDGKWEEKVDERPCVERLMYSKDKQGYYRGWFWGYEETRCVNVTCLSAQGHASMLAPLLQNNITSTSVMLDRAETVLHDHYAGKDYWNTRRSMVFAKHLRLLGDEFRAKYLNSTDEQDQTVYNEDWTLIKNKLGSARGGPYLGVHLRRKDFIWGHREDVPSLKGAVKKIMSLMKKTKLDRVFVATDADDEELAELKMMLPEMTRFEPTWDDLELLKDGGVAIIDQWICAHARYFIGTSVSTFSFRIHEEREILGFEPKTTYNRFCGDSEKECEQPTHWKIVY, encoded by the exons ATGGTGGACCACAGCTGCAGTGGATTTCATTCGCCCGTGTGGTGGATTTTTTCTGTTACATTTGTAGTCAAAATGTGTTTGATGGTTCTCGGGTTGAGAGCTGTAGACGCTGAGGGTCAAATTGAAGATGCATTCCGTGCAGGAAATACAGTATTTTCACCGACCACTGCAGCAGCACGGGATCTACG GTATCTTCTCTACGATGTCAACCCACCAGAGGGCTTCAACCTGCGTCGGGATGTCTACATCCGCATGGCATCCCTGGTGAAGACCTTGAGGAAACACGGTGACTGGGTGCTGGTGCTGCCCCCCTGGGGGCGTCTCTACCACTGGCAGAGCCCAGACATCCACCAGACAAGAATCCTCTGGGGAGAGTTCTTCAGCCTCACCAGTCTTCAGGGCAATGTGCCAGTCATAGAATACGAGGAGTTTATAGCTG AGTCTGGAGGTCCGTTTATTGAACAGGTGCTGGTGCTACAGAACTACGCTGAAGGGTGGACGGATGGAAAATGGGAGGAGAAAGTGGATGAGAGACCCTGCGTTGAGCGGTTAATGTACTCCAAAGACAAACAGGGCTATTACAG aGGTTGGTTCTGGGGCTATGaggaaaccaggtgtgtgaaCGTCACTTGTCTTTCAGCTCAGGGCCACGCCTCCATGCTGGCACCCCTCCTGCAGAACAACATCACATCAAC GTCAGTGATGTTGGATAGAGCAGAGACTGTCCTCCATGATCACTACGCTGGAAAGGACTACTGGAAT ACTCGCCGCAGCATGGTCTTCGCCAAACACCTGCGTCTCCTAGGGGACGAGTTCCGAGCAAAGTACCTGAACTCCACAGACGAGCAGGACCAGACCGTATACAACGAGGACTGGACTCTCATTAAG AATAAGCTGGGTTCTGCCAGAGGGGGGCCATACCTGGGTGTCCACCTGAGAAGGAAGGACTTTATCTGGGGTCACAGAGAGGATGTGCCCAGCCTCAAAGGAGCTGTGAAGAAGATCATGAGCCTCATGAAGAAAACCAAACTAGACAGAGTCTTTGTGGCCACAGATGCAGATGATGAAG AGCTGGCAGAGCTGAAGATGATGTTACCAGAGATGACACGCTTTGAGCCCACCTGGGACGACCTGGAACTACTCAAAGACGGGGGCGTGGCTATCATCGACCAATGGATCTGCGCACATGCCAG GTATTTTATCGGAACATCCGTGTCGACCTTCTCCTTCCGTATccacgaggagagagagatattgggATTTGAACCCAAAACCACCTACAACCGCTTCTGTGGGGACAGTGAGAAAGAGTGTGAACAGCCCACACACTGGAAAATAGTCTACTGA